The following coding sequences are from one Xiphophorus couchianus chromosome 7, X_couchianus-1.0, whole genome shotgun sequence window:
- the LOC114147803 gene encoding immunoglobulin superfamily member 3-like isoform X1 has protein sequence MKSSVFSLWRPFLLILLGLFLLSEARVNTEIQAGPLYRVVGSLLSISCNTSGFSNVNSKKHFQIRMKDPSKPFHEINIMSSEDKGFSYARFIPRIQNSEMSIKHVDSNSIIFEIKYLKKEDEGVYECSVVNPEYNYNGVYSATTVVKVIDNSLSVTSSDAPTSPSYNEGEALSLTCQASTNTIQHVHLAFSWYIRKEGEQDAKPIISLDKDFTLVPGEGFEQRYRDKAIRLDKLDEATYRLNIAELEPLDQGQIYCQAQEWIQDPDRSWYKISQKDAEEIPLTVKAKVVTSMSVVEVSLSPQNELHEGQELLLSCGIKAQNLAKRFFSVAWLWEGIELAKIGPTGILTVRQEYIDRERNGELKATRTGNNNYQLRVKPVKTTDKGSYSCRAWPEERGEDGNFNQGAAQDSQPVDITIFTPESGLSVKMENMKQPVSPGEKLKLICEADGVKGQLSVSWKRKATPPTSSLFATIISLNENGVTEKAEAFTSREVTVTRPTTNRFVFELADVADSDSGIYECIVSETQPSGRTQSQMQNVNVTVKSIDSVVKVVLRNRDPLVTMGNDVQLMCKVSSPRVPMTLTWSQETEDTNLNTIVVLYSNGSISWSGDQYRYQVQVDNQGNSVMHYLKVLRASHREEGKYQCMVSIFLHNVYKKLPASNLVNVKVQNPENKLALSPSHTIAQRINTDIQIDCKVTSRTSEFSLYAVTWELQQDAGNKTILTSDRNGITTFGQQIEESHRKRISMRHTDGPTFELTIQQARISDKGIYMCKVVEYLQDPWGEWYSLSDKHLTTVVDVTELEKKLSIEKKEVEMNISIAEDFSIPCHITQQSSKESQFQVTWFWQQGTKVKTIFTAYRNSTLQARNKNVVVRYDHSSPHQFDLTVLKSNLENSGIYFCEVEEWIHAPADGWRKHAVEKSGNLNVTVDAEGQVGAVTDLTWRASTWITIYVITVSICLCIITILTCKLCRRKTSGGKNAGHSLWTEQVPLDT, from the exons ATGAAGTCCTCGGTGTTCTCCCTGTGGAGAccctttttattgattttactgGGTTTATTTCTACTTTCCG AGGCCAGAGTGAACACTGAGATACAAGCTGGGCCCCTGTATCGTGTGGTTGGCTCTCTGCTCTCCATCTCCTGCAACACAAGTGGATTTTCCAACGTCAattctaaaaaacattttcagatccGCATGAAAGATCCTTCAAAGCCCTTTCACGAAATTAATATCATGAGCTCCGAAGACAAAGGCTTTAGCTATGCTCGTTTTATTCCTCGTATACAAAACAGTGAGATGTCTATCAAACATGTTGATTCAAACTCAatcatatttgaaataaaatacctaAAGAAGGAGGATGAAGGGGTATACGAATGCTCCGTAGTCAATCCAGAATATAATTACAATGGAGTCTACTCTGCAACGACAGTTGTTAAAG TGATTGACAATTCCCTAAGTGTTACATCCAGTGACGCCCCCACCTCACCCAGCTATAATGAAGGGGAAGCTCTCTCTTTGACATGCCAAGCCTCCACCAACACCATCCAGCACGTCCATCTGGCTTTCTCTTGGTACATCCGTAAAGAAGGGGAACAAGACGCTAAACCGATAATTTCTTTGGACAAAGATTTCACACTGGTTCCAGGTGAGGGTTTTGAGCAGCGCTATAGAGATAAAGCCATTAGATTAGACAAATTAGATGAGGCCACGTACAGGCTTAATATTGCTGAGCTTGAGCCGTTAGACCAGGGTCAGATCTACTGCCAAGCTCAGGAGTGGATCCAAGATCCTGATCGTTCCTGGTACAAGATTTCTCAGAAGGATGCAGAGGAAATTCCCCTCACAGTCAAAGCTAAAG TGGTGACAAGCATGTCGGTTGTGGAAGTGAGTCTTTCGCCACAGAATGAACTCCATGAGGGGCAGGAGCTGTTGCTGTCTTGTGGCATAAAGGCACAGAACCTCGCAAAACGGTTCTTCTCCGTAGCATGGCTCTGGGAAGGAATTGAGTTGGCCAAAATTGGCCCTACAGGCATTCTAACTGTGAGGCAAGAGTATATcgacagagagagaaatgggGAGCTAAAAGCCACGCGGACTGGGAATAATAACTATCAACTCAGGGTAAAGCCAGTGAAAACTACAGATAAAGGGAGTTACAGCTGCAGGGCATGGCCagaagagagaggagaagaTGGAAACTTTAATCAAGGAGCAGCTCAAGACTCCCAACCAGTGGACATCACCATCTTTACTCCAG AAAGTGGACTCTCagtcaaaatggaaaacatgaagCAACCTGTTTCCCCAGGAGAGAAATTAAAGCTCATCTGTGAAGctgatggggtcaaaggtcagctctCTGTCAGCTGGAAACGCAAGGCCACACCTCCCACGTCATCTTTGTTTGCCACCATCATCAGTCTAAATGAGAACGGTGTCACAGAGAAAGCTGAGGCTTTTACAAGTCGGGAGGTGACAGTGACGCGTCCGACGACAAACAGATTTGTCTTCGAGCTGGCTGACGTTGCAGACTCTGATTCGGGAATATATGAGTGCATTGTCTCTGAAACGCAGCCCAGCGGCAGAACTCAAAGCCAGATGCAAAATGTCAACGTCACTGTGAAGTCTATTG ATTCAGTGGTAAAGGTGGTACTGAGAAATCGAGACCCTTTGGTGACTATGGGAAATGACGTACAATTAATGTGCAAAGTATCAAGTCCACGTGTGCCGATGACACTTACTTGGAGCCAGGAGACAGAAGACACCAACCTTAATACCATAGTGGTACTATACTCAAATGGTTCCATCAGCTGGTCTGGAGACCAGTACCGTTACCAAGTACAGGTGGACAACCAGGGTAACAGTGTCATGCACTATCTGAAAGTCCTTCGTGCCAGCCACAGGGAAGAAGGAAAATACCAATGTATGGTGTCAATTTTCCTGCATAACGTTTACAAAAAGCTTCCTGCATCCAATCTGGTGAATGTGAAGGTACAAAATCCAG AAAACAAACTTGCCCTATCTCCCAGTCACACCATTGCCCAAAGAATAAATACTGACATACAAATTGATTGCAAAGTTACCTCAAGAACATCAGAGTTTTCTCTATATGCCGTCACCTGGGAACTTCAACAAGATGCTGGAAATAAGACCATTCTGACCTCAGACCGTAATGGCATCACTACATTTGGGCAACAGATTGAAGAGAGTCATAGGAAACGGATCAGCATGAGGCACACTGACGGACCTACTTTTGAACTAACTATTCAGCAAGCCAGAATTTCAGACAAAGGCATTTATATGTGCAAGGTGGTGGAGTACCTACAAGATCCCTGGGGAGAATGGTATTCACTCTCAGATAAACATTTAACCACAGTTGTTGATGTCACTGAACTAG aaaaaaaattgtccaTTGAAAAGAAAGAGGTAGAGATGAACATAAGCATTGCAGAGGATTTCTCCATTCCCTGTCACATCACCCAACAATCCAGCAAGGAATCCCAGTTCCAGGTCACATGGTTTTGGCAGCAAGGCACCAAAGTTAAAACCATATTTACAGCTTACAGAAATTCTACCTTACAAGCCAGAAATAAGAATGTCGTCGTAAGATATGATCACTCCTCCCCTCACCAATTTGACCTTACAGTTTTAAAGTCTAATTTGGAAAACAGCGGCATATATTTCTGTGAGGTAGAGGAGTGGATTCACGCTCCTGCTGATGGGTGGAGGAAACATGCAgtggaaaagtctggaaattTGAACGTGACTGTTGATGCAGAGG GGCAAGTCGGAGCTGTGACTGATCTGACATGGCGAGCCAGTACTTGGATAACAATATATGTAATAACTGTCTCAATCTGTTTATGCATCATAACAATTCTGACGTGCAAGCTGTGCAGGAGAAAGACTTCAGGAGGAAAGAACGCAGGTCATTCTCTCTGGACAGAACAGGTCCCCCTGGACACTTAG
- the LOC114147803 gene encoding immunoglobulin superfamily member 2-like isoform X2, with the protein MKSSVFSLWRPFLLILLGLFLLSEARVNTEIQAGPLYRVVGSLLSISCNTSGFSNVNSKKHFQIRMKDPSKPFHEINIMSSEDKGFSYARFIPRIQNSEMSIKHVDSNSIIFEIKYLKKEDEGVYECSVVNPEYNYNGVYSATTVVKVIDNSLSVTSSDAPTSPSYNEGEALSLTCQASTNTIQHVHLAFSWYIRKEGEQDAKPIISLDKDFTLVPGEGFEQRYRDKAIRLDKLDEATYRLNIAELEPLDQGQIYCQAQEWIQDPDRSWYKISQKDAEEIPLTVKAKVVTSMSVVEVSLSPQNELHEGQELLLSCGIKAQNLAKRFFSVAWLWEGIELAKIGPTGILTVRQEYIDRERNGELKATRTGNNNYQLRVKPVKTTDKGSYSCRAWPEERGEDGNFNQGAAQDSQPVDITIFTPESGLSVKMENMKQPVSPGEKLKLICEADGVKGQLSVSWKRKATPPTSSLFATIISLNENGVTEKAEAFTSREVTVTRPTTNRFVFELADVADSDSGIYECIVSETQPSGRTQSQMQNVNVTVKSIDSVVKVVLRNRDPLVTMGNDVQLMCKVSSPRVPMTLTWSQETEDTNLNTIVVLYSNGSISWSGDQYRYQVQVDNQGNSVMHYLKVLRASHREEGKYQCMVSIFLHNVYKKLPASNLVNVKVQNPENKLALSPSHTIAQRINTDIQIDCKVTSRTSEFSLYAVTWELQQDAGNKTILTSDRNGITTFGQQIEESHRKRISMRHTDGPTFELTIQQARISDKGIYMCKVVEYLQDPWGEWYSLSDKHLTTVVDVTELGKKKIVH; encoded by the exons ATGAAGTCCTCGGTGTTCTCCCTGTGGAGAccctttttattgattttactgGGTTTATTTCTACTTTCCG AGGCCAGAGTGAACACTGAGATACAAGCTGGGCCCCTGTATCGTGTGGTTGGCTCTCTGCTCTCCATCTCCTGCAACACAAGTGGATTTTCCAACGTCAattctaaaaaacattttcagatccGCATGAAAGATCCTTCAAAGCCCTTTCACGAAATTAATATCATGAGCTCCGAAGACAAAGGCTTTAGCTATGCTCGTTTTATTCCTCGTATACAAAACAGTGAGATGTCTATCAAACATGTTGATTCAAACTCAatcatatttgaaataaaatacctaAAGAAGGAGGATGAAGGGGTATACGAATGCTCCGTAGTCAATCCAGAATATAATTACAATGGAGTCTACTCTGCAACGACAGTTGTTAAAG TGATTGACAATTCCCTAAGTGTTACATCCAGTGACGCCCCCACCTCACCCAGCTATAATGAAGGGGAAGCTCTCTCTTTGACATGCCAAGCCTCCACCAACACCATCCAGCACGTCCATCTGGCTTTCTCTTGGTACATCCGTAAAGAAGGGGAACAAGACGCTAAACCGATAATTTCTTTGGACAAAGATTTCACACTGGTTCCAGGTGAGGGTTTTGAGCAGCGCTATAGAGATAAAGCCATTAGATTAGACAAATTAGATGAGGCCACGTACAGGCTTAATATTGCTGAGCTTGAGCCGTTAGACCAGGGTCAGATCTACTGCCAAGCTCAGGAGTGGATCCAAGATCCTGATCGTTCCTGGTACAAGATTTCTCAGAAGGATGCAGAGGAAATTCCCCTCACAGTCAAAGCTAAAG TGGTGACAAGCATGTCGGTTGTGGAAGTGAGTCTTTCGCCACAGAATGAACTCCATGAGGGGCAGGAGCTGTTGCTGTCTTGTGGCATAAAGGCACAGAACCTCGCAAAACGGTTCTTCTCCGTAGCATGGCTCTGGGAAGGAATTGAGTTGGCCAAAATTGGCCCTACAGGCATTCTAACTGTGAGGCAAGAGTATATcgacagagagagaaatgggGAGCTAAAAGCCACGCGGACTGGGAATAATAACTATCAACTCAGGGTAAAGCCAGTGAAAACTACAGATAAAGGGAGTTACAGCTGCAGGGCATGGCCagaagagagaggagaagaTGGAAACTTTAATCAAGGAGCAGCTCAAGACTCCCAACCAGTGGACATCACCATCTTTACTCCAG AAAGTGGACTCTCagtcaaaatggaaaacatgaagCAACCTGTTTCCCCAGGAGAGAAATTAAAGCTCATCTGTGAAGctgatggggtcaaaggtcagctctCTGTCAGCTGGAAACGCAAGGCCACACCTCCCACGTCATCTTTGTTTGCCACCATCATCAGTCTAAATGAGAACGGTGTCACAGAGAAAGCTGAGGCTTTTACAAGTCGGGAGGTGACAGTGACGCGTCCGACGACAAACAGATTTGTCTTCGAGCTGGCTGACGTTGCAGACTCTGATTCGGGAATATATGAGTGCATTGTCTCTGAAACGCAGCCCAGCGGCAGAACTCAAAGCCAGATGCAAAATGTCAACGTCACTGTGAAGTCTATTG ATTCAGTGGTAAAGGTGGTACTGAGAAATCGAGACCCTTTGGTGACTATGGGAAATGACGTACAATTAATGTGCAAAGTATCAAGTCCACGTGTGCCGATGACACTTACTTGGAGCCAGGAGACAGAAGACACCAACCTTAATACCATAGTGGTACTATACTCAAATGGTTCCATCAGCTGGTCTGGAGACCAGTACCGTTACCAAGTACAGGTGGACAACCAGGGTAACAGTGTCATGCACTATCTGAAAGTCCTTCGTGCCAGCCACAGGGAAGAAGGAAAATACCAATGTATGGTGTCAATTTTCCTGCATAACGTTTACAAAAAGCTTCCTGCATCCAATCTGGTGAATGTGAAGGTACAAAATCCAG AAAACAAACTTGCCCTATCTCCCAGTCACACCATTGCCCAAAGAATAAATACTGACATACAAATTGATTGCAAAGTTACCTCAAGAACATCAGAGTTTTCTCTATATGCCGTCACCTGGGAACTTCAACAAGATGCTGGAAATAAGACCATTCTGACCTCAGACCGTAATGGCATCACTACATTTGGGCAACAGATTGAAGAGAGTCATAGGAAACGGATCAGCATGAGGCACACTGACGGACCTACTTTTGAACTAACTATTCAGCAAGCCAGAATTTCAGACAAAGGCATTTATATGTGCAAGGTGGTGGAGTACCTACAAGATCCCTGGGGAGAATGGTATTCACTCTCAGATAAACATTTAACCACAGTTGTTGATGTCACTGAACTAGGTAA aaaaaaaattgtccaTTGA